In one Melopsittacus undulatus isolate bMelUnd1 chromosome 4, bMelUnd1.mat.Z, whole genome shotgun sequence genomic region, the following are encoded:
- the LOC101875529 gene encoding dynein light chain 1, axonemal isoform X4, producing the protein MAKAKATTISEALAKWEEKNGQKASEAKEVKLYAQIPPVERMDESLSVLVNCEKLSLSTNCIERISNLSNLKNLRILSLGRNNIKNLNGLEAVRETLEELWISYNFIEKLRGIHVMKKLKVLYMSNNLVKDWAEFVRLAELPLLEDLVFVGNPLQQKFSDQNSWIEEATKRVPKVRKLDGVLVIKEKEEGAN; encoded by the exons ATGGCGAAG gCGAAAGCAACAACTATCAGCGAAGCTCTAGCCAAATGG gaagaaaaaaatggccAGAAGGCTTCAGAGGCAAAGGAGGTGAAGCTGTATGCTCAGATTCCTCCTGTAGAGAGGATGGATGAATCTCTCTCCGTGCTTGTTAACTGCGA gaaactCTCGCTGTCTACAAACTGCATTGAAAGAATCAGCAACCTGAGCAACCTAA AAAACTTGAGGATTCTGTCTTTGGGAAGAAATAACATAAAGAACTTGAATGGATTG GAGGCAGTTAGAGAGACTTTAGAGGAGCTGTGGATCTCATACAACTTCATTGAGAAACTGAGGGGTATCCATGTAATGAAGAAGCTGAAGGTTCTTTATATGTCAAATAATTTGGTGAAAGACTGGG CAGAGTTTGTGAGACTGGCAGAACTGCCATTACTAGAGGACCTGGTGTTTGTAGGCAATCCACTACAACAGAAATTCTCTGATCAGAACAGTTGGATTGAAGAAGCAACCAAACGGGTACCCAAGGTGCGAAAGCTGGATG GTGTCCtagttattaaagaaaaagaagaaggagcAAACTGA